Proteins co-encoded in one Sulfuricystis thermophila genomic window:
- a CDS encoding ribulose-bisphosphate carboxylase — protein sequence MALDQSSRYADLSLKEEDLIKGGKHILCAYKMKPKAGYGYLEAAAHFAAESSTGTNVEVCTTDDFTKGVDALVYHIDEATEEMRIAYPLDLFDRNVTDGRMMMVSFLTLTIGNNQGMGDIEYAKMYDFYMPKRAIELFDGPAKDISDLWRILGRPIKDGGYIAGTIIKPKLGLRPEPFAQAAYQFWLGGDFIKNDEPQGNQVFCPMKKVMPLIYDAMKRAMDETGEAKIFSANITADDHYEMIARGEYILETFGPDADKVAFLVDGYVGGPGMVTTARRYFPNQYLHYHRAGHGAVTSPQSKRGYTAYVLAKMARLQGASGIHVGTMGYGKMEGDKDDRAIAYIIERDEFQGPAYYQKWYGMKPTTPIISGGMNALRLPGFFENLGHGNVINTAGGGSYGHIDSPAAGAKSLRQAYECWKAKADPIEWAKEHKEFARAFESFPHDADKLYPGWREKLGIHK from the coding sequence ATGGCACTCGATCAATCCAGCCGCTACGCCGATCTCTCCCTGAAAGAGGAAGACCTGATCAAGGGCGGCAAGCACATTCTCTGCGCCTACAAGATGAAGCCGAAGGCCGGCTATGGTTATCTCGAGGCCGCCGCGCACTTTGCCGCCGAGTCCTCGACCGGCACCAATGTCGAGGTGTGCACCACCGACGATTTCACCAAGGGCGTCGATGCGCTGGTCTATCACATCGACGAGGCCACCGAAGAGATGCGCATCGCCTATCCGCTCGATCTCTTCGACCGCAACGTCACCGACGGTCGCATGATGATGGTCTCGTTCCTGACGCTGACCATCGGCAACAACCAGGGCATGGGCGACATCGAATACGCCAAGATGTATGACTTCTACATGCCCAAGCGCGCCATCGAGCTGTTCGACGGCCCGGCCAAGGACATCTCCGACCTCTGGCGCATCCTCGGCCGCCCGATCAAGGATGGCGGCTACATCGCCGGCACCATCATCAAGCCCAAGCTCGGCCTGCGCCCGGAACCCTTCGCCCAGGCGGCCTATCAATTCTGGCTCGGCGGCGACTTCATCAAGAACGACGAGCCGCAGGGCAACCAGGTGTTCTGCCCGATGAAGAAGGTGATGCCGCTCATTTATGATGCCATGAAGCGCGCGATGGACGAGACCGGCGAGGCGAAGATCTTCTCCGCCAACATCACCGCCGACGATCACTACGAAATGATCGCCCGCGGCGAATACATCCTCGAAACCTTCGGCCCCGATGCCGACAAGGTGGCTTTTCTGGTCGATGGTTACGTCGGCGGCCCCGGCATGGTCACCACGGCGCGCCGTTACTTCCCGAACCAGTATCTGCACTACCACCGTGCCGGTCACGGCGCGGTCACCTCGCCGCAGAGCAAGCGCGGTTACACCGCCTATGTGCTGGCCAAGATGGCCCGTCTGCAAGGTGCCTCCGGCATTCACGTCGGCACGATGGGTTACGGCAAGATGGAGGGCGACAAGGATGACCGTGCGATCGCCTACATCATCGAGCGTGACGAGTTCCAGGGCCCGGCCTACTACCAGAAGTGGTATGGCATGAAGCCGACCACGCCGATCATCTCCGGCGGTATGAACGCGCTGCGCCTGCCTGGGTTCTTCGAGAACCTCGGCCACGGCAACGTCATCAACACCGCGGGCGGCGGCTCCTACGGTCACATCGATTCCCCGGCCGCCGGCGCCAAGAGCCTGCGCCAGGCCTACGAGTGCTGGAAGGCCAAGGCCGATCCGATCGAATGGGCGAAGGAACACAAGGAATTCGCCCGCGCCTTCGAATCCTTCCCGCACGACGCCGACAAGCTCTATCCGGGCTGGCGCGAAAAGCTCGGCATCCACAAGTAA